One part of the Archaeoglobaceae archaeon genome encodes these proteins:
- a CDS encoding multiprotein bridging factor aMBF1 has protein sequence MNCEICGRDLKGSGFKIIVEGTELTVCASCKKYGSEKVSTATQAGAKRVIIKKKKVSTDIEFKDELVDNYSQIIRQEREKRGWSQEQLAKKIQEKESLIKKIENAEITPDPEVIAKLEKLFGIKLRESIPVVKLEKKYMTTPTLGDIVVLKKKER, from the coding sequence ATGAATTGTGAGATTTGTGGAAGGGATTTAAAAGGGTCCGGGTTCAAAATAATTGTTGAAGGAACAGAATTGACTGTTTGTGCATCCTGCAAAAAGTATGGTAGTGAGAAAGTCTCAACCGCTACGCAAGCTGGAGCCAAAAGGGTTATTATAAAGAAAAAGAAAGTTAGCACAGATATCGAATTTAAGGATGAACTTGTCGATAACTACAGCCAGATTATAAGACAGGAAAGAGAGAAAAGAGGCTGGAGCCAAGAGCAACTTGCAAAGAAGATCCAAGAAAAAGAATCTTTGATAAAGAAAATCGAGAACGCCGAAATCACACCAGACCCAGAAGTAATTGCAAAGCTGGAAAAGTTATTTGGGATAAAATTGAGGGAGAGTATTCCTGTGGTGAAGTTGGAAAAGAAATACATGACAACTCCGACTCTTGGGGACATAGTGGTCTTGAAGAAAAAAGAGAGGTGA
- the cutA gene encoding divalent-cation tolerance protein CutA, with the protein MAMFSFIYVTASSKEEAERIAKHLLEKKLVACVNIFPVKSYFWWEGKIETAEEYGMILKTKNEKFSEIREEIKKLHSYTTPCICSFPVDKGLREFLDWIDKTVE; encoded by the coding sequence ATGGCGATGTTCAGTTTTATTTATGTAACCGCAAGCTCAAAAGAAGAGGCTGAGAGAATCGCGAAGCACTTGCTAGAAAAGAAGCTAGTTGCGTGTGTTAACATTTTCCCCGTGAAGTCTTACTTCTGGTGGGAAGGGAAAATTGAGACCGCTGAGGAATATGGAATGATTTTAAAGACAAAAAATGAGAAGTTCTCTGAGATAAGAGAAGAGATAAAGAAACTACATAGCTACACAACGCCATGTATTTGCTCTTTCCCTGTCGATAAGGGACTGAGAGAGTTTCTTGATTGGATCGACAAAACGGTCGAATGA
- a CDS encoding nucleotidyltransferase domain-containing protein has translation MIGKEVIYSEENFQILKEKRKKAKELLEILEGFNLHGIVYGSIARGDVNSKSDIDIFIPERIPSFKLELALQGIDFVEKRIVQATPNYAIKGEFVIDEQTTVSFPLVKMRERELDFYRFGGCINYEELVRGIRVPGVDKRLFLIIPNENGHREIHISELHPSIVAKTLGVSIDIVLERIRVLSRRREIGRTGIYLCEKIPLNESFESALRDIISKNPAIRKRMED, from the coding sequence ATGATTGGAAAAGAAGTAATTTACAGTGAAGAGAACTTTCAGATATTAAAAGAGAAAAGAAAAAAGGCAAAAGAGTTGTTGGAAATTCTGGAGGGGTTTAATCTTCATGGAATAGTTTACGGAAGCATAGCAAGGGGTGACGTGAACTCGAAAAGCGACATCGATATCTTCATACCAGAGAGGATCCCATCTTTTAAACTCGAGTTGGCTTTGCAAGGAATTGATTTTGTTGAAAAAAGGATAGTTCAGGCCACTCCAAACTACGCTATAAAGGGTGAGTTTGTTATCGATGAGCAGACCACTGTAAGTTTTCCACTTGTAAAGATGAGGGAGAGAGAGCTCGATTTTTACAGATTTGGTGGTTGTATAAATTACGAAGAACTAGTAAGAGGAATTAGAGTTCCAGGAGTGGATAAAAGGCTTTTTTTAATAATCCCTAATGAAAATGGCCATAGAGAAATTCATATAAGCGAACTTCATCCGAGTATCGTGGCCAAGACTCTCGGGGTTTCCATCGACATAGTTCTTGAGAGAATTAGGGTTTTGAGTAGAAGAAGGGAAATCGGAAGAACGGGAATTTATCTTTGTGAGAAAATTCCGCTTAATGAAAGTTTTGAGTCTGCACTGCGAGATATAATATCAAAAAATCCTGCAATTAGGAAAAGGATGGAGGATTAA
- a CDS encoding HD domain-containing protein produces MEKYIQDPVHGLIKLEKWQVSIIDTPQFQRLRRIKQLGFANLVYPGANHTRFEHCLGAMHLARILAKKLEMSDEIVVSALLHDISHPPFSHSCEGILKAYGCGHEAIEFSIRGELRDLIKELGFNIKRIADIVSGKTDSIVSGDIDVDRMDYLVRDSHYTGVAYGIFDISRLIEKIKFQNGIIVEEGGIKAAESLLISRFMMYPAVYYHHVCRIATKMFERAMERVIEAGLDPKRLFEIDDCEAMELIRLHDPEFYEFLRNRKLFKRAVYVGRDSVDLKEILKLKEKRIEERIAENAGVDRKYVIVDIPPIEDVREFRVRVEIDGKIEKLEDVSKVVKALKDSWIDNWRFGVYTKKEYVERVRKSAVEILGIDATVQSSLF; encoded by the coding sequence GTGGAAAAATATATTCAAGATCCCGTGCACGGATTGATAAAACTTGAAAAATGGCAGGTTTCCATCATCGACACGCCTCAGTTTCAAAGACTAAGGCGAATAAAACAGCTCGGATTTGCAAATCTTGTTTATCCTGGGGCAAATCATACCAGATTCGAACACTGCCTTGGGGCAATGCATTTGGCACGTATTTTGGCAAAAAAACTTGAAATGAGTGATGAAATTGTAGTTTCTGCCCTGTTGCACGATATTTCTCACCCACCATTTTCACACAGCTGCGAGGGGATTTTAAAGGCCTACGGCTGTGGACATGAAGCCATAGAATTTTCGATAAGGGGTGAGCTTCGAGATCTCATAAAAGAGCTTGGTTTTAACATAAAAAGAATTGCCGATATTGTAAGCGGTAAAACTGACTCAATCGTCAGCGGAGATATCGATGTGGATCGAATGGACTATCTTGTGAGAGACTCGCACTATACTGGCGTCGCATACGGAATTTTTGACATTTCGAGGCTAATAGAGAAGATTAAGTTTCAAAATGGGATTATCGTTGAGGAGGGAGGAATAAAGGCTGCTGAATCTTTGCTGATTTCACGCTTCATGATGTATCCTGCAGTTTATTACCACCACGTCTGTAGAATTGCAACCAAGATGTTTGAAAGAGCTATGGAAAGAGTAATAGAAGCGGGACTCGATCCAAAAAGACTATTTGAGATTGATGACTGTGAAGCAATGGAGTTGATAAGACTCCATGATCCAGAATTTTACGAGTTTCTTCGTAACAGAAAACTATTCAAAAGGGCTGTATATGTCGGAAGAGATAGCGTCGATCTGAAGGAGATCTTAAAGTTAAAGGAAAAAAGAATTGAAGAAAGAATAGCAGAAAATGCTGGAGTTGATAGAAAATACGTCATTGTGGACATTCCGCCTATCGAGGATGTAAGAGAGTTCCGCGTGAGAGTAGAAATAGATGGAAAAATCGAAAAACTTGAAGACGTTTCAAAAGTTGTAAAAGCTTTGAAAGATTCGTGGATTGATAACTGGCGATTTGGAGTGTATACCAAAAAAGAATACGTTGAAAGGGTTAGAAAGTCTGCAGTAGAGATATTGGGAATTGATGCGACTGTTCAGTCTTCTCTTTTTTAA
- the truD gene encoding tRNA pseudouridine(13) synthase TruD: MDIGIKGYITKTPPMGGEIKKEAEDFYVEEILELDFAEDGNFAIIKVEKRNWETLKFVRSLSKSLGISQKRISFAGTKDKRALTVQFFSISGLKKEEIAKITIKDTKIEFLGYSRREIKLGDLLGNLFKIRVVGTKNGEIFEETKNELAEKGIPNFFGEQRFGTRGITHEVGKLILQKNYSEAFWTFVGKPSEREGEELRKIRSELWVSRDPLYGLKELPRHLIYERTLLQKLREGKTEEKALLSLPKTLKMMFVHAYQSYIFNRLLSQRIEDFGELKTVMENDWACYITYKTKKPSFVDYTKIGANKSRVEFLIREGFATLALPLVGYDTELGGWSRIALEFLAEDNLDISSFKTDHKEFSSSGSYRSAGLPLSITELKFSGDVFEFYLPAGCYGTVLLREFIKSK; the protein is encoded by the coding sequence GTGGATATCGGGATTAAAGGCTACATAACAAAAACTCCCCCTATGGGTGGAGAAATAAAAAAAGAGGCAGAAGACTTTTACGTAGAGGAGATTCTCGAATTGGATTTCGCTGAAGATGGGAATTTTGCAATCATAAAGGTTGAAAAGAGAAACTGGGAAACCTTGAAGTTTGTTAGATCGCTTTCAAAGAGCCTTGGAATTAGCCAGAAAAGGATATCTTTTGCCGGCACAAAGGACAAAAGAGCTTTAACTGTGCAATTTTTCTCCATTAGTGGTTTAAAAAAAGAAGAAATTGCCAAAATTACCATAAAAGATACAAAAATCGAGTTTTTGGGATATTCGAGAAGAGAAATAAAGCTTGGAGACCTTCTTGGTAATCTTTTTAAAATAAGAGTGGTTGGGACCAAAAATGGTGAAATTTTTGAAGAAACAAAAAATGAACTGGCTGAAAAAGGTATTCCGAATTTCTTTGGAGAGCAAAGATTCGGGACGCGTGGAATAACGCATGAGGTTGGAAAGCTAATCCTTCAGAAAAATTACTCCGAAGCTTTCTGGACTTTTGTGGGAAAACCCTCGGAGAGAGAAGGAGAAGAGCTTAGAAAAATTAGATCAGAACTCTGGGTTAGCAGGGATCCACTCTATGGACTGAAAGAACTTCCGAGACATTTAATTTATGAGCGAACTTTGCTTCAAAAGCTAAGAGAGGGTAAAACCGAAGAGAAGGCCTTGCTTTCGCTTCCAAAAACACTTAAAATGATGTTTGTTCATGCTTACCAGTCTTATATCTTTAACAGACTGCTTTCACAGAGAATCGAAGATTTTGGAGAACTTAAAACCGTAATGGAAAATGATTGGGCCTGCTATATAACTTATAAGACAAAAAAACCTTCATTTGTGGACTATACGAAGATTGGAGCAAATAAGAGCAGGGTTGAGTTTTTAATCAGAGAGGGATTTGCTACTCTCGCTTTGCCCCTCGTGGGTTATGATACTGAACTTGGGGGCTGGAGTAGAATTGCTCTCGAGTTTCTTGCTGAGGACAATCTTGATATCTCTAGCTTTAAGACAGATCATAAGGAATTCTCTTCGAGCGGTTCTTACAGAAGCGCGGGCTTGCCCTTATCTATTACGGAGCTAAAATTCAGCGGCGACGTCTTTGAATTTTACCTTCCAGCAGGTTGCTACGGGACGGTGTTGCTAAGAGAATTTATAAAGTCAAAATGA
- the amrS gene encoding AmmeMemoRadiSam system radical SAM enzyme, with protein sequence MREARLFRACKDFVICQLCHRFCKIKEGESGFCKVRINTKGRLFTLTYGKLSALESRPIEIKPFFHFKPGSTSMTFSTFSCNLDCPWCQNWRISRTLPSGFELTAEYVVKKALESGDLSVCGSLNEPTLLFEFLLDVFRLSKENGLLTSLVSNGYMSTLALRELKKAGLDAIKVDVKGNEGVYKKFLSVSVKNVWRIVREALKLGIHVEIVNLLVTNVSDSEESIREVVGNHLKFANSEVPIHFTRYFPAYLFREKPTELEKLEMAVNIARKEGLSFVYIGNVPGHRYENTFCPNCGKILIRRFSYKVLEKRIRQGKCPDCGREIYGIW encoded by the coding sequence ATGAGGGAGGCAAGGTTATTTAGAGCTTGCAAGGATTTTGTGATTTGTCAGCTCTGCCATAGATTTTGCAAGATCAAAGAGGGTGAATCAGGTTTTTGCAAAGTAAGGATAAACACTAAAGGGAGACTATTTACTCTAACTTATGGCAAATTGAGTGCCCTCGAAAGCAGACCGATTGAGATAAAGCCATTTTTCCACTTCAAGCCTGGAAGCACGAGCATGACCTTTTCAACTTTTTCCTGCAACCTCGACTGCCCCTGGTGCCAGAACTGGAGGATTTCTAGAACACTACCTTCTGGTTTCGAACTCACTGCAGAATATGTCGTAAAAAAAGCCTTGGAGAGTGGAGACTTGAGCGTCTGCGGGAGCTTAAACGAGCCGACTTTACTTTTCGAATTTCTACTCGATGTTTTCAGATTGTCCAAAGAAAACGGTTTACTCACATCACTTGTCTCAAATGGCTACATGAGCACTCTGGCTTTGAGAGAGTTGAAAAAAGCAGGATTGGATGCTATTAAAGTTGACGTTAAGGGCAATGAAGGTGTTTACAAAAAGTTTCTTTCTGTAAGCGTTAAAAACGTCTGGCGAATCGTTAGAGAGGCCTTGAAGCTCGGAATTCATGTTGAGATTGTCAATTTGCTTGTTACAAATGTTAGCGATTCAGAAGAGAGCATTAGGGAAGTTGTTGGAAACCATTTAAAATTTGCGAACAGCGAAGTCCCGATACACTTCACGAGGTATTTTCCGGCTTATCTCTTTAGGGAAAAGCCAACAGAGTTAGAGAAACTGGAGATGGCTGTAAATATAGCTAGAAAAGAAGGATTAAGCTTTGTTTATATTGGAAACGTCCCCGGACACAGATACGAGAATACTTTTTGCCCGAATTGCGGAAAGATTCTCATAAGGAGGTTTTCTTATAAGGTTTTGGAGAAGAGGATTAGGCAGGGAAAGTGCCCTGATTGTGGTAGAGAAATTTATGGAATATGGTAA